The Methylocystis sp. ATCC 49242 region ACGGCCGGACGCGCCGGCGCCACCCCGTCGCTGGTCATCGACGTCGCCTCCGGACAGGTCCTGGAGCAGGATCAGGCCACCGCCTCGTGGTATCCGGCTTCGCTCACCAAGCTGATGACGGCCTATGTCGCGCTCGACGCCGTGCGCGCGGGCCGCATCTCGATGGACACGCCATTAATGATGTCGCCGCGCGCCTGCCGCATGGCGCCGTCGAAGATGGGCTTCCGGGCGGGTTCGGAAGTCACCCTGCACAATGCGCTCATCATGCTGATGGTGAAGTCGGCCAACGACATCGCCGTCGCCATCGCCGAAGGCGTGTCCGGATCGGTCGAGGCCTTCGCGGACGAGATGAACCGCGCTTCCGCCAATCTGGGCATGACCCAGTCGCAATGGGTCAACCCCAACGGACTTCCCGACTCGCGGCAGGTCACCTCCGCCCGCGACCTCGCGATCCTGGGCCGCGCGCTTTACCTGCAATTTCCCGAATACGCCTATCTTTTCAACATCGGGGCCATGCAGATCGGCGGCAGAGTCCATCCGACCCACAACGGCCTGCTCGGCCGCTATCCCGGCGCCGACGGCATGAAGACGGGTTTCACCTGCCCCGCCGGATTCAATCTCGTGGCTTCCGCCACCCATGGCGGCCAGCGCCTCATCGCCGTCGTGCTGGGCGCCCCTTCCGCCGCCGCGCGCACCGCGAAAGCCGCGGCGCTGCTCGACCGCGCCTTCCAGACCGGTTCGCCCATCGGCACGCTCGCCTCCCTTCCGAGCGTCGGCCCGACGGCCGCGCCCGACATGCGCGACAAGGTCTGCCGCAATCGCGGCGCGGCCACCGCCGAATTCATGGCGGAGGTCGAGGACATGTCGATTCCCGTCGGCTCCGCGCCGACAGGCATTCCGCTTCTCGACTCCATGGGCGCCGGCACGCAGCGCATCAGTGTGAGGGAAATCGCCCACTTGCCTCGCCCGCAGTTCACGCCGGTGCAGGTTTACGCCGGTCGGGCTCCGGGTTACGCCGGCCCGGTGGCGCGCGCCCGCGCGCCGGGGGCGCCGATCGGCGAGCAGCCCGATCTCGCCGCCTATGCGAACGACAGCCAGACGCCGGCCAATGGCGAGGCCTCGCCGATCAGCCGCGCCGCGCCTGACGCTACGTCGATGCGGCGTGGCAAGCATGGCAAGCGCCAGTCCGCGCGCGCCGTCGACGCGCCGGCCGAGAGGATCATCCAGGATCCCGCGAACGACAATGCGGCCGCTGAGGGCGTAGCCGAAAAGAGCAAGGCCAAGGGGTCGACCAAGGCCTCGACCGCGAAGACTCCAGCCAGGTCGAGCACGAAGACGGCCGCAAAGCCGGCTGCAGGCAAGCCTGCGGCGGACAAGAACGCCGCCGGTAATCCGGCCGCCCCGAAGGACAACGCCGCCAAACCGAAGACCGCCGGGAAGGCTGACGCGAAGCCCGCGGCCGCTAAGCCTTCGGCCGCAAAGACGGCCGCCACCAAGCCGAAACCGGCCGCGCAGGAAAAGACGCAGTGAGCGACGACCCGTCAGTTTTGGCGCGGCGGCCGCCGCCGCCTGTTCCCCTGACACTCCTAA contains the following coding sequences:
- a CDS encoding D-alanyl-D-alanine carboxypeptidase family protein, giving the protein MTKMKRLRRFGALAIFLAAVVTAGRAGATPSLVIDVASGQVLEQDQATASWYPASLTKLMTAYVALDAVRAGRISMDTPLMMSPRACRMAPSKMGFRAGSEVTLHNALIMLMVKSANDIAVAIAEGVSGSVEAFADEMNRASANLGMTQSQWVNPNGLPDSRQVTSARDLAILGRALYLQFPEYAYLFNIGAMQIGGRVHPTHNGLLGRYPGADGMKTGFTCPAGFNLVASATHGGQRLIAVVLGAPSAAARTAKAAALLDRAFQTGSPIGTLASLPSVGPTAAPDMRDKVCRNRGAATAEFMAEVEDMSIPVGSAPTGIPLLDSMGAGTQRISVREIAHLPRPQFTPVQVYAGRAPGYAGPVARARAPGAPIGEQPDLAAYANDSQTPANGEASPISRAAPDATSMRRGKHGKRQSARAVDAPAERIIQDPANDNAAAEGVAEKSKAKGSTKASTAKTPARSSTKTAAKPAAGKPAADKNAAGNPAAPKDNAAKPKTAGKADAKPAAAKPSAAKTAATKPKPAAQEKTQ